In the genome of Polaribacter sp. MED152, one region contains:
- the murG gene encoding undecaprenyldiphospho-muramoylpentapeptide beta-N-acetylglucosaminyltransferase encodes MKPYNILISGGGTGGHIYPAIAIANELKWRFPDANFLFVGAKDKMEMEKVPQAGYKIEGLWISGIQRKQLAKNLGFPFKMLDSLWKARRIIRKFNPDIAIGTGGFASGPTLIMANRRNIPTLIQEQNSFPGITNKLLGRRANKICVAYDDLNRFFPANKIVKTGNPVRQDLLSIHAKKEEATDFFQLDKKKKTILILGGSLGARKINQLVETNLTFLEEQNVQVIWQCGKLYFDEYKKHNELKHVQVHQFINKMDLAYAASDIIISRAGASSVSELCIVGKPVIFIPSPNVAEDHQTKNAKFIVDRHGAILLKESELDTFKIVFETLLKDEGKQQQLSENINELALPSATRSIANEVEKLLKR; translated from the coding sequence ATGAAACCATATAACATACTTATTTCTGGAGGAGGAACAGGTGGTCATATCTATCCTGCAATTGCAATTGCAAATGAATTAAAATGGCGTTTTCCAGATGCTAATTTTCTATTTGTTGGTGCAAAAGATAAGATGGAGATGGAAAAAGTACCTCAAGCAGGGTACAAAATTGAGGGCTTATGGATTTCTGGAATACAAAGAAAACAACTGGCTAAAAACCTTGGTTTCCCTTTTAAAATGTTAGATAGTTTATGGAAGGCAAGAAGAATTATAAGAAAATTTAATCCAGATATTGCAATTGGTACAGGTGGGTTTGCTAGTGGGCCAACTTTAATAATGGCAAACAGAAGAAACATACCAACATTAATTCAAGAACAGAACTCTTTTCCTGGCATAACAAACAAGTTGTTAGGAAGACGTGCCAATAAAATTTGTGTTGCTTACGATGATTTAAATCGATTTTTCCCAGCAAATAAAATCGTAAAAACAGGTAATCCTGTTCGTCAAGATTTATTGAGTATTCATGCTAAAAAAGAAGAAGCCACAGACTTTTTTCAATTAGATAAAAAGAAGAAAACAATCTTGATTTTAGGAGGAAGTTTAGGAGCACGTAAAATAAATCAACTAGTAGAAACCAATTTAACGTTTTTAGAAGAACAAAATGTTCAAGTTATTTGGCAATGTGGAAAGCTATATTTTGATGAGTATAAAAAGCATAATGAATTGAAGCACGTTCAAGTTCATCAATTTATAAATAAAATGGATTTAGCTTATGCAGCTTCAGATATTATTATTTCTAGAGCTGGTGCTAGTTCTGTATCAGAATTATGTATTGTTGGTAAACCTGTTATTTTTATTCCTTCTCCAAATGTGGCAGAAGATCATCAAACCAAAAATGCCAAATTTATAGTTGATAGGCATGGAGCAATACTTTTAAAAGAAAGTGAATTAGACACATTTAAAATTGTATTTGAAACGTTATTAAAAGATGAAGGTAAGCAGCAGCAGTTATCTGAAAATATTAACGAATTAGCCTTGCCAAGTGCAACAAGGAGTATTGCTAATGAAGTAGAAAAATTATTAAAGAGGTGA
- a CDS encoding FtsW/RodA/SpoVE family cell cycle protein, with translation MKTVFNHIKGDKTIWAIVAILAIFSFMPVYSASTNLVYVVGSGSTLGYLVKHMVLLIMGFGIIYGVHKIPYRYFSGGSVLMLPIVFVLLIFTMMQGTTIGGANASRWIRIPFVGIGFQTSTLAGLVLMVYVARYLAKNKEKPINFKESLLQLWLPVGAILMLILPANFSTTAIIFVMILMVTFIGGYPLKYLGLIVGVGIFMLAFFVLVAKAFPDAMPNRVQTWQSRIENFSDGDNKEAYQVEKAKIAIATGGPIGVGPGKSVQKNFLPQSSSDFIFAIIIEEYGLVGGVIIALIYFLLLFRIFVVIRKTTTIFGTLLVIGVGCPIIFQAIINMAVATNLFPVTGQTLPLISSGGTSIWMTCFALGMILSVSASKQETEEDILDDNPLDILHETI, from the coding sequence TTGAAAACAGTTTTTAATCATATAAAAGGAGATAAAACCATTTGGGCTATTGTGGCTATTTTGGCAATATTCTCATTTATGCCAGTTTATAGCGCAAGCACAAACCTGGTTTATGTGGTTGGTTCTGGTTCTACTTTAGGATATTTGGTAAAACATATGGTTTTATTAATTATGGGCTTTGGTATTATTTATGGAGTTCATAAAATTCCATATAGGTATTTTTCAGGCGGCTCGGTTTTAATGCTACCTATAGTTTTTGTTTTACTAATTTTTACAATGATGCAGGGCACAACAATTGGTGGTGCCAATGCTAGTAGATGGATACGTATTCCTTTTGTGGGTATAGGCTTTCAAACATCAACATTGGCAGGTTTAGTGCTAATGGTTTATGTGGCAAGATATCTAGCTAAGAATAAAGAAAAGCCAATTAATTTTAAAGAAAGTTTATTGCAATTATGGTTGCCTGTTGGCGCTATTTTAATGCTCATTTTACCAGCAAATTTTTCAACTACAGCTATTATTTTTGTGATGATTTTAATGGTCACATTTATTGGAGGTTATCCTTTAAAATATTTAGGTTTAATAGTTGGTGTGGGTATTTTTATGCTAGCTTTTTTTGTTTTGGTAGCGAAAGCTTTTCCAGATGCAATGCCAAATAGAGTCCAAACTTGGCAAAGTAGAATAGAGAATTTTTCTGATGGTGATAATAAGGAAGCTTATCAAGTAGAAAAAGCAAAGATTGCAATTGCAACAGGAGGTCCAATAGGAGTTGGCCCAGGTAAAAGTGTTCAAAAAAACTTTTTACCTCAATCTTCTTCCGATTTTATTTTTGCAATAATTATTGAAGAATATGGTTTGGTAGGTGGTGTAATTATAGCTTTGATCTATTTTTTATTGCTTTTTAGGATTTTTGTAGTCATAAGAAAAACAACAACCATTTTTGGTACTTTGCTAGTAATTGGTGTGGGTTGTCCCATCATTTTTCAGGCGATTATTAATATGGCAGTTGCCACAAATTTATTCCCAGTAACAGGTCAAACACTGCCCTTAATAAGTAGTGGGGGTACATCTATTTGGATGACATGTTTTGCATTAGGTATGATACTTAGTGTAAGTGCATCTAAACAAGAAACAGAAGAAGATATATTAGATGATAACCCTTTAGATATTTTGCATGAAACCATATAA
- the murD gene encoding UDP-N-acetylmuramoyl-L-alanine--D-glutamate ligase, whose amino-acid sequence MKKQENTEKSILSYLGDNGFLVILGGGESGVGTAILAKQKGYKVFVSDKGAITKAYKKVLLHHQIDFEENQHTVSKILQANVVMKSPGIPDSVPLVKKLVDNNIPVISEIEFAANFTKATIVGITGSNGKTTTTLLTHHILKNANLDVGAAGNIGDSFALQVAEKNYNNYVLEISSFQLDGITNFRPHIAILTNITPDHLDRYDYDFQNYINSKFRITKNQEETDFLIYDADDDVITGWLKENKTKAKLLPFSNEKELKYGAFIKDNNITINIQKDKFYMPISSLSIKGKHNTKNAMAATMAAQLLKVRKDAIKESLSNFEGAEHRLENVAKIKDVHYINDSKATNVNATFYALECMDQQTIWIVGGVDKGNDYTDLLPLVREKVKAIVCLGVDNEKIKNTFGNVIETIVETAGAEEAVKVSHKLAERGDAVLLSPACASFDLFQNYEDRGRQFKKAVRNL is encoded by the coding sequence ATGAAAAAGCAAGAAAATACAGAAAAATCAATCTTAAGTTATTTAGGAGATAATGGGTTTTTAGTGATTCTTGGAGGGGGAGAGAGTGGAGTTGGTACTGCAATTTTAGCAAAGCAAAAAGGCTATAAAGTTTTTGTTTCTGATAAAGGTGCAATTACCAAAGCTTACAAAAAAGTTCTTTTACATCATCAAATAGATTTTGAGGAAAATCAACATACAGTGTCTAAGATTTTACAGGCAAATGTTGTAATGAAAAGTCCTGGAATTCCAGATTCAGTTCCTTTGGTAAAGAAGTTAGTTGATAATAATATTCCAGTAATTTCTGAAATAGAATTTGCAGCAAATTTTACCAAGGCAACTATTGTGGGTATAACAGGTTCTAATGGTAAAACAACCACAACATTATTAACGCATCATATTTTAAAAAATGCAAATTTAGATGTGGGTGCTGCTGGTAATATTGGCGATAGTTTTGCACTACAAGTAGCAGAGAAAAACTATAACAATTATGTGTTAGAAATAAGTAGTTTTCAATTAGATGGCATTACAAATTTTAGACCACATATTGCCATTTTAACCAATATTACTCCAGATCATTTAGATAGATATGATTATGATTTTCAAAATTATATCAACTCAAAATTTAGGATAACAAAGAACCAAGAAGAAACCGATTTTTTAATTTACGATGCAGATGATGACGTAATTACAGGTTGGTTAAAAGAGAATAAAACAAAAGCAAAATTACTGCCATTTTCAAACGAGAAAGAATTGAAATATGGCGCATTTATAAAAGACAATAACATAACAATCAACATACAAAAAGATAAATTTTATATGCCAATATCATCATTATCAATAAAGGGGAAACACAATACTAAAAATGCAATGGCAGCAACAATGGCAGCGCAATTGCTTAAGGTTAGAAAAGACGCTATTAAAGAAAGTTTATCCAACTTTGAAGGTGCAGAACATCGTTTAGAAAATGTAGCAAAAATTAAAGATGTTCATTACATAAACGATTCTAAAGCAACAAATGTAAACGCTACTTTTTATGCGTTAGAATGCATGGATCAGCAAACAATTTGGATTGTTGGTGGTGTAGATAAAGGAAATGATTACACAGATTTATTGCCTTTAGTTAGAGAAAAAGTGAAGGCTATAGTTTGTTTGGGCGTTGATAATGAAAAAATAAAAAACACCTTTGGTAACGTAATTGAAACTATTGTAGAAACTGCAGGTGCAGAAGAAGCAGTTAAGGTTTCACATAAATTGGCAGAAAGAGGAGATGCAGTTTTGTTATCTCCTGCATGTGCAAGTTTCGATCTTTTTCAAAATTACGAAGATAGAGGTCGTCAATTTAAAAAAGCAGTTAGAAATCTATAG
- the mraY gene encoding phospho-N-acetylmuramoyl-pentapeptide-transferase, with product MLYYFFQYLETQFSIPGAGVFQFITFRAAAAFILSLLISAIYGKRIINFLRKQQVGETVRDLGLEGQKQKSGTPTMGGIIIILATLIPAILLAKLDNIYIIILLITTVWMGFIGFLDDYIKVFKKDKAGLSGKFKVLGQVGLGLIVGSMLYFNEGVTIKEQLPVAQQTIQENGKKQVFGEAHKSTKTTVPFFKDNELEYSKALGFLGDGYEKYGWIVFIFITVFIVTGISNGANLTDGIDGLAAGSSAIIVITLAVFAWVSGNIIFADYLDVMYIPNSGEMTVFILAFAGALIGFLWYNTYPAQVFMGDTGSLTIGGIIAVIAISIRKELLLPILAGIFVVENLSVILQVSWFKYTRKKFGVGRRIFKMSPLHHHYQKLSYHESKIVVRFWIVGILLAVFTIVTLKLR from the coding sequence ATGCTGTATTATTTTTTTCAATATTTAGAGACTCAATTTAGCATTCCAGGTGCAGGTGTATTTCAGTTTATCACCTTTAGAGCAGCTGCAGCATTTATTTTATCGCTTTTAATTTCTGCTATTTATGGTAAGCGTATTATAAATTTTCTACGTAAACAACAAGTAGGTGAAACAGTTAGAGATTTAGGTTTAGAAGGGCAAAAGCAAAAATCAGGAACACCAACAATGGGAGGAATTATTATAATTCTGGCCACATTAATTCCTGCAATTTTACTGGCCAAATTAGATAATATTTACATTATTATTCTTCTTATTACTACAGTTTGGATGGGCTTTATAGGTTTTTTAGATGATTACATTAAAGTTTTCAAAAAGGACAAAGCTGGTTTAAGTGGTAAGTTTAAAGTATTAGGTCAAGTTGGTTTGGGGCTTATTGTTGGCTCTATGTTATATTTCAATGAAGGTGTAACTATCAAAGAACAACTACCAGTAGCACAACAAACCATTCAAGAAAATGGTAAAAAGCAAGTTTTTGGAGAAGCGCATAAATCTACTAAAACAACAGTGCCGTTTTTTAAAGATAACGAATTAGAATACTCCAAAGCATTAGGTTTTTTAGGTGATGGTTATGAAAAATATGGTTGGATTGTATTCATCTTTATTACCGTTTTTATTGTAACAGGTATTTCTAATGGTGCGAATTTAACAGATGGTATAGATGGTTTAGCAGCAGGTTCATCAGCAATAATTGTAATCACACTTGCTGTTTTTGCATGGGTTTCTGGTAACATCATTTTCGCAGATTATTTAGATGTCATGTACATTCCGAATTCTGGTGAAATGACCGTTTTTATCCTAGCCTTTGCAGGAGCCTTAATTGGTTTCTTATGGTACAATACATATCCAGCTCAAGTATTTATGGGGGATACAGGTAGTTTAACTATTGGTGGAATTATTGCGGTTATTGCAATTTCTATTCGTAAAGAATTGCTGTTGCCAATCTTAGCAGGAATTTTTGTGGTAGAGAATTTATCAGTAATCCTGCAGGTTTCTTGGTTTAAGTATACTAGAAAAAAGTTTGGTGTTGGACGACGAATTTTCAAAATGTCTCCTTTACATCACCATTATCAAAAGTTAAGTTATCACGAAAGTAAAATTGTAGTACGTTTTTGGATTGTAGGAATTCTATTAGCCGTATTTACAATCGTAACATTAAAATTAAGATAA
- a CDS encoding UDP-N-acetylmuramoyl-L-alanyl-D-glutamate--2,6-diaminopimelate ligase — protein sequence MKNLQDILYKVAIKQVFGNTNIEVNQLIFDSRKVGEGDVFIAQKGVNVDGHLYVDKAITLGAKAIICEGFSFDRKEGITYIRVADANEALAIMASNFYENPSTKFPVVGVTGTNGKTTIASLLYQLFTKAGYKVGLLSTVKILVGNKEYKATHTTPDSVTINRYLDMMLDAGVEYCFMEVSSHGIHQKRTEGLQFSGGIFTNLSHDHLDYHKDFAEYRNVKKKFFDDLPKSAFALTNIDDKNGNYMLQNTKAKKYSYALKTLADFKAKILEKQLSGTLISIDNTEVWTKLIGVFNIYNLTAIIATAELLGLEKLDILTIVSQLESVNGRFEYVVSEDGVTAIVDYAHTPDALKNVLETINDIRTNNEKVITVVGCGGDRDKSKRPKMAHIAAHLSNQAIFTSDNPRTEDPQIILDEMEAGISPEHYNKTLTVVNRRQAIKTACKLSDAGDIILIAGKGHESYQEINGVRSHFNDLEEVTNCFNQLKKK from the coding sequence CTGAAAAATTTACAAGACATATTGTATAAAGTAGCCATAAAACAAGTATTTGGTAACACAAATATTGAGGTGAATCAGCTTATTTTCGACTCAAGAAAAGTAGGTGAAGGCGATGTGTTTATTGCTCAAAAAGGAGTGAATGTAGATGGTCATTTATACGTAGATAAAGCCATTACTTTAGGCGCAAAAGCCATTATATGTGAAGGTTTTTCATTTGATAGAAAAGAGGGTATAACTTACATAAGGGTTGCGGATGCAAATGAGGCTTTAGCAATAATGGCATCTAATTTTTATGAAAATCCGTCTACTAAATTTCCAGTTGTTGGAGTAACAGGTACTAATGGTAAAACTACTATTGCTTCATTGCTATATCAATTATTTACCAAAGCAGGTTACAAAGTTGGTTTGCTGTCTACAGTAAAAATTTTAGTAGGTAATAAAGAGTATAAAGCAACACATACAACACCAGATTCTGTTACCATAAACAGGTATTTAGATATGATGTTAGATGCTGGTGTAGAATATTGCTTTATGGAAGTGAGTTCTCATGGAATTCATCAAAAAAGAACAGAAGGTTTGCAATTTTCAGGAGGAATTTTCACCAATTTATCTCATGATCATTTAGATTATCATAAAGACTTTGCAGAGTATAGAAATGTAAAAAAGAAGTTTTTTGATGATTTGCCAAAATCTGCTTTTGCATTAACCAATATAGATGATAAAAATGGCAACTATATGTTGCAGAATACCAAGGCTAAAAAATATAGTTATGCCTTAAAAACTTTAGCTGATTTTAAAGCTAAAATTTTAGAAAAACAATTATCAGGAACTTTAATTTCTATTGATAATACTGAGGTTTGGACAAAATTAATTGGAGTTTTTAATATCTATAACCTTACTGCAATCATTGCAACAGCTGAATTATTAGGTTTAGAAAAATTAGATATTTTAACCATAGTTAGTCAGTTAGAAAGTGTAAATGGGCGTTTTGAATATGTGGTTTCTGAAGACGGAGTTACAGCTATTGTAGATTACGCACATACACCAGATGCATTAAAAAATGTGTTAGAAACTATAAATGATATAAGAACCAATAACGAGAAAGTGATTACAGTTGTTGGTTGTGGAGGTGATAGAGATAAGTCAAAAAGACCAAAAATGGCACATATTGCTGCGCATTTAAGTAACCAAGCCATTTTTACTTCAGATAATCCAAGAACGGAAGATCCTCAAATAATCTTAGATGAAATGGAGGCTGGTATATCACCTGAACATTACAATAAAACTTTAACTGTAGTAAATAGAAGGCAAGCAATTAAAACAGCGTGTAAATTGTCTGATGCTGGAGATATTATTTTGATTGCAGGTAAAGGTCATGAAAGTTATCAAGAAATAAATGGGGTTCGTTCTCATTTTAACGATTTAGAAGAAGTTACAAACTGTTTTAATCAACTAAAAAAGAAATAG
- a CDS encoding penicillin-binding protein — MTLFLFAVVFRVINIQYFQGEKYKKLSTELTIKQDTIYANKGNVYAADGNLLATSMSKYTIRIDAVAIDGNVFEKNVAALAKELSAMLGKSQRYYETKLRSARKRKNRYLLLARNVGYNDYLRMKQFPIFKLGVYKGGFIAEHKTVRAHPIGKIAERTIGYDDFRGEAGIEGAFADFMQGENGLRWKQKIAKNQWKPISDVNEKEPIDGHDVITTIDVNIQDITHHALLKQLELFEADHGCAVVMETATGEIKAISNLGRTSKGKYFEKRNYAVWESHEPGSTFKLASLMAALDDKKIDTSTVVDTEKGKIFIHNKKVEDSRRGGYGKISAGRVFEVSSNVGIVKLIKEHYDDEPEKFIAKLEKYGFTKPIGFPIKGEGRPTIPKPGGKTWSKISLEWMSWGYGVSVTPMQTLMFYNAVANNGVMVKPRFVKELRRENKAETVFETEIVHPKIASEETLKKVRKVMENVVIKGTADNIYSSNFSMAGKTGTAKKFMPRIKNKDGEWEGGYYSTQHYVASFAGFFPADEPKYSCIVVVHDPDKKKGYYGATVAAPVFKEIAQKIYTTTPIDNQSVNDNVEFAALEKQFNKYNTIITKEHTKVPNVKGMDGMDAISLLENIGLNVQISGVGKVQNQSIKKGEALEKGATIILKLS; from the coding sequence ATGACGCTTTTTTTGTTTGCAGTGGTTTTTCGCGTAATTAACATACAGTATTTTCAAGGAGAAAAATACAAAAAGCTCTCTACAGAATTAACCATCAAACAAGATACAATTTACGCGAATAAAGGAAACGTCTACGCTGCAGATGGTAATTTGTTGGCTACATCAATGTCAAAGTATACTATTAGAATAGATGCAGTTGCTATAGATGGTAATGTTTTTGAGAAAAACGTTGCAGCTTTAGCAAAAGAACTAAGTGCCATGTTGGGTAAAAGTCAAAGATACTATGAGACAAAACTAAGATCTGCCAGAAAAAGAAAAAATAGGTATTTGTTACTGGCAAGAAATGTAGGTTACAATGATTATTTGCGAATGAAACAATTCCCGATATTTAAATTGGGTGTCTATAAAGGTGGTTTCATAGCAGAACATAAAACAGTTAGGGCACATCCAATTGGTAAAATTGCTGAGAGAACTATTGGTTATGATGATTTTAGAGGAGAAGCAGGCATAGAAGGTGCTTTTGCAGATTTTATGCAGGGTGAAAATGGTTTACGTTGGAAACAGAAGATTGCCAAAAACCAGTGGAAACCTATTTCTGATGTAAATGAAAAAGAGCCAATAGATGGTCATGATGTTATAACAACTATCGATGTTAACATACAGGATATTACACATCATGCATTATTAAAACAACTAGAACTTTTTGAAGCAGATCATGGTTGTGCAGTGGTTATGGAAACTGCAACAGGTGAAATTAAAGCAATTTCTAATTTAGGAAGAACCTCTAAAGGAAAGTACTTTGAGAAAAGAAACTACGCTGTTTGGGAAAGTCATGAGCCAGGTTCAACATTCAAGTTAGCAAGTTTAATGGCGGCTTTAGATGATAAAAAGATTGACACTTCTACTGTAGTTGATACTGAAAAAGGAAAAATTTTCATTCACAATAAAAAAGTCGAAGATTCAAGAAGAGGTGGTTATGGTAAAATATCTGCAGGTAGAGTTTTTGAGGTTTCTTCAAATGTTGGCATTGTAAAGTTAATTAAAGAACATTATGATGATGAACCAGAAAAATTCATTGCAAAATTAGAAAAATACGGATTTACAAAACCTATTGGTTTTCCTATTAAAGGAGAAGGTAGACCAACCATTCCAAAACCAGGTGGTAAAACTTGGAGTAAAATTTCTTTAGAATGGATGTCTTGGGGTTATGGAGTTTCTGTTACGCCAATGCAAACTTTAATGTTTTACAATGCTGTTGCTAATAATGGTGTAATGGTTAAACCAAGATTTGTAAAAGAGTTAAGAAGAGAAAATAAAGCAGAAACTGTATTTGAAACAGAAATTGTTCATCCTAAAATCGCATCCGAAGAAACCTTAAAAAAGGTTAGAAAAGTTATGGAAAATGTAGTGATAAAAGGAACTGCAGATAACATCTATTCTTCTAATTTCTCTATGGCTGGTAAAACAGGAACTGCTAAAAAGTTTATGCCAAGAATTAAAAACAAAGATGGTGAATGGGAAGGTGGTTACTATTCTACACAACATTATGTAGCGTCTTTCGCAGGTTTTTTTCCAGCAGATGAACCAAAATATTCTTGCATTGTTGTAGTTCATGATCCTGATAAAAAGAAAGGTTATTATGGGGCTACAGTTGCTGCACCAGTTTTTAAGGAAATAGCTCAAAAAATTTACACAACAACTCCTATAGATAATCAATCTGTAAATGACAATGTAGAGTTTGCAGCATTAGAAAAACAGTTTAATAAATACAATACAATAATTACAAAAGAACATACTAAAGTGCCTAATGTTAAGGGTATGGATGGTATGGATGCTATATCTCTTTTAGAAAATATTGGTTTAAACGTGCAAATTTCAGGAGTAGGAAAAGTGCAAAATCAATCTATTAAAAAAGGAGAGGCATTAGAAAAAGGTGCAACCATTATTTTAAAATTATCATAG
- a CDS encoding FtsL-like putative cell division protein gives MSKVKRNIYDILRGSFLTDESSFKNWGIILFVVVLLLVMITSAHNADKKVIRISELNKQKRELRAEYVDTGTILMRMKMESSIREKAIERGLKPSETPPKKIKVTYKD, from the coding sequence ATGTCTAAAGTTAAAAGAAACATATACGATATTTTACGAGGAAGCTTCTTAACAGATGAATCTTCCTTTAAAAACTGGGGCATCATTTTGTTTGTTGTGGTTTTGCTATTGGTAATGATTACAAGTGCACATAATGCTGATAAAAAAGTAATTCGAATATCAGAATTAAATAAACAGAAGAGAGAGCTAAGAGCAGAATATGTAGATACTGGAACTATTTTAATGCGAATGAAAATGGAATCTAGTATAAGAGAGAAAGCAATAGAAAGAGGTTTAAAACCTTCAGAAACACCACCAAAAAAAATTAAAGTAACCTATAAAGATTAA
- the rsmH gene encoding 16S rRNA (cytosine(1402)-N(4))-methyltransferase RsmH, translating into MSYHNAVLLQESVDGLNIKEDGIYVDVTFGGGGHSKEILKRLGKNGRLFAFDQDPDAINNAIDDERFVLIPENFRYISRFLRFHRVKKVDGILADLGVSSHQFDEAERGFSIRFDGDLDMRMNQKSKISAKEIINNYSEEKLAEILFLYGELRNSRKLARTIVHERKNSPIETSFQLKEVLKAFLPNAREHKILAQIFQAIRIEVNEELEVLKEFLQQVPNLLNDEGRLSVISYHSLEDRLVKRFIRTGLFEGEPEKDVFGNSNEPLKKVGKLIVPPKEEIKINNRARSAKLRLATPK; encoded by the coding sequence ATGAGTTATCATAATGCAGTTTTATTACAAGAGAGTGTAGATGGCTTAAATATCAAAGAAGATGGTATTTATGTAGATGTTACTTTTGGTGGAGGTGGTCATTCTAAAGAAATCTTAAAAAGATTAGGTAAAAACGGACGCTTATTTGCTTTTGATCAAGACCCTGATGCAATTAACAATGCTATAGATGATGAAAGATTTGTTTTAATACCAGAAAACTTTAGATACATCTCACGTTTTTTAAGATTTCATAGAGTTAAGAAAGTAGATGGCATTTTAGCAGATTTGGGAGTTTCTTCGCATCAATTTGATGAAGCTGAAAGAGGTTTTTCTATTCGTTTTGATGGTGATTTAGATATGAGGATGAATCAGAAGTCTAAAATTTCTGCAAAAGAAATCATCAATAATTATTCTGAAGAAAAATTAGCTGAAATCCTATTCTTATATGGTGAGTTAAGAAATTCTAGAAAACTAGCAAGAACTATTGTACATGAAAGAAAAAATAGCCCAATAGAAACTAGCTTTCAATTAAAAGAAGTGCTAAAAGCATTTTTACCAAATGCAAGAGAACATAAAATTTTAGCGCAAATTTTTCAAGCAATTCGAATAGAAGTAAATGAAGAGTTAGAGGTGTTAAAAGAATTCTTACAGCAAGTGCCAAACTTATTGAATGATGAAGGTAGGTTAAGTGTGATTTCTTATCACTCGCTAGAAGATAGATTAGTGAAAAGATTTATTAGAACTGGTTTGTTTGAAGGGGAACCAGAAAAAGACGTTTTTGGTAATTCTAATGAGCCACTAAAAAAAGTAGGAAAATTAATTGTGCCTCCAAAAGAGGAAATTAAAATAAATAACAGAGCAAGAAGTGCAAAACTAAGATTAGCCACTCCAAAATAA
- the mraZ gene encoding division/cell wall cluster transcriptional repressor MraZ, whose amino-acid sequence MINLIGTYECKADAKGRVMFPSAFKKQVAPILQEGFVLKKSVFEQCLELYPMKEWNATMAEINKLNKFKKKNNDFIRRFTAGVKLVELDATGRILIPKNLSEFAGIKKQVVMSSSVNIIEIWDKEKYENAIENAAENFSDLAEEVMGNTGGDELS is encoded by the coding sequence GTGATAAATCTAATAGGTACATATGAATGTAAAGCTGACGCTAAAGGTAGGGTTATGTTTCCTTCGGCTTTTAAAAAGCAAGTTGCGCCTATATTACAAGAAGGTTTTGTGTTGAAAAAGTCGGTTTTTGAGCAGTGTCTAGAATTGTATCCTATGAAAGAGTGGAATGCAACTATGGCAGAAATTAATAAACTGAACAAGTTCAAGAAAAAAAACAATGATTTTATTAGAAGATTTACTGCTGGTGTAAAGTTAGTAGAATTAGATGCCACAGGCCGAATTTTAATCCCTAAAAATTTATCTGAATTTGCAGGAATTAAAAAGCAGGTGGTTATGTCTTCATCTGTAAATATCATTGAGATTTGGGATAAAGAAAAGTACGAAAACGCAATTGAGAATGCTGCTGAAAATTTTTCAGATTTAGCAGAAGAGGTGATGGGTAATACAGGTGGAGATGAGTTATCATAA